DNA sequence from the Cucumis melo cultivar AY chromosome 6, USDA_Cmelo_AY_1.0, whole genome shotgun sequence genome:
GGGATATAAACTTCCCTGTGTTTTAGAATAATAGCATTTGCTCCTCTCTCTCTCAGCTTCTTAGCTGACCTACAATGGCCTCAACTACTGGTGAATCTTCTCGTATTCTTCACGAGATTGAGACCTTGAAATCTGCCAAGTTCGACTTAGAACGTCGTATTTCAGCTCTTGAATCGCAGCTACACAACCTCAATCAACCCCACAACAATGGTGTTTCTAATGCCTCTTCCACTTCACCATCCACCTTTCCTCATGGTCTCTCCCCTGATATGATTTACAGATACAGTCGCCATCTCCTTCTTCCTTCCTTCGGAGTCCAAGGTCTGTTTCATTCTcaattctttcttcttttcttttttcaactcTAATTCACTAAACAATTTTAAATTGGCACTTTTGTTTTAGGACAATTGAGGCTTTCTAAGTCTTCAGTTTTAGTTGTTGGAGCGGGAGGATTGGGCTCGCCAGCTTTATTGTATCTTGCAGCTTCTGGTGTTGGTAAGATGATTGTACACTACAACTTTATGTATTACAAGTACTGAGTTTGTgtattttattcttttcaatCGAGTAATGGCTTTGTGCTTTGTAACTCATGCATATGTTTGGAATTATGATTCTAGGTCGTCTGGGAATTGTTGACCACGATGTAGTTGAGCTAAATAACATGCATCGGCAGGTACCCTTTTGTCTGTTTTGTTTAATATCGTGGCTGAACATTATTTTGAGCCATAATTAAGTCTTCAATGCTAAATTGTTCATGTTTTAAGTATTTTGGCCTTTTTGTTGTATATACTATTAGAACTATGTATCAATAATATGATTCAGTTACAAAATTCTATATCTACTGACTACTAAATTACATTTAATAATCAGATCATCCATACCGAGGCATATATTGGCCGGTCAAAAGTAGAATCTGCTGCTGCTACATGTCGATCGTATGTTTTCTTGCTCCTGATAATTAGTTAcgttgtttatttttttttcctaccTTCAGAATTAGAAGTTTACAGGGCTTTTATACCACTCAAGTTAACTATGGTTTTGTAGTACTAATGTGCATTCATCTCAGGATCAACTCTACTGTCCAGATCGTTGAGCACAAAGAAGCTCTTCGCACATCAAACGCTTTAGAAATCTTTAGCAAGTATCCTTATTCCAATGACCTTAGAGCTTCATATTGGTGCTCTTACCCTATCTTAAAAAGCTTGTGAGCGgctgttttttattatttgctGTCATGAACATTTCTGTTCTCTTAACTGCAAAAACCTCTTAGATACGATATTATAGTAGATGCCACAGATAATGCTCCAAGCCGGTACATGATTAGTGATTGTTGTGTGGTTCTGGGAAAGGTAAATGATGCACTCTATTCTTCTTAGAAAGTAAAACTCAAAGCAGAAATATATAGAACGATATGTTCTATTAGTTTAACTAATGTCTGCTAGGACATAACTGAGCAGCTTACTATGTACCTTTCCTTCCACAAATACTAATCATGTTGATCTTCTTACAGCCTCTTGTGTCTGGTGCAGCTCTTGGTTTGGAGGGGCAGGTACTCTAAGGAGTTGAATTCACTTTATTATTCTAGAATCGAttaaatatatctttttgaaaGAGGATATTTTAACTTAATGTTTCATCTCTGATGCAAAATCGAGTCATTAATCAATCTTATTATTGATTCTTTTGGTGTAGCTCACAGTTTACAATTACAATGGAGGCCCGTGCTACCGATGCCTGTTTCCAACTCCGCCACCAACAACAGCGTGCCAAAGGTGTGCTGACAGTGGTGTTCTAGGAGTAGGTAGGTCGAAGAATTGCCTCATTTTCCATTAGGCTAGTAATCCTTTTACGCAGACTCTTGTTGATTTATCTGCTCTCCAATGTTATTTTCCCCTTGAATATTCTATGTACTGCAGAAACCAGAAATATATTTAGTGCAATATAATGTGTGTTCTAGTTCTTGTGTTATATGATTTTCATGTTCAAGCTTTCTTCGTTAACCACATTTTTGGGCTGTTTATTATCCAGTTCCTGGGATCATTGGTTGTCTCCAAGCCTTGGAGGCCATAAAAATTGCAAGTGCGGTTGGTGATCCACTTTCAGGACGGATGCTTCTGTTTGATGCGTTAGCAGCGAGGATCAGAATTGTATGTTTCACATTTATGTAATGTTCTACAAATGATTAATTTTAATGCTATTACATGTTAGTACCATAGTTATGTTTTTCTTGGTAGGAAATCTCTTCTCTTCATTCCAACATGAATGAGAAAAGAAGCCCCAAAATAACATTACTCATTTGAGTAATTTTTGTTGGATCATCCGAAGTAGAGATGTCCACCCTCCATGAATCATGATATTTTCAACCTATTCTCTCAAGTTTCTGACATTTAGGCTAAATTAAAGTGACTCTTCTTCAATCTTCACTGGAAAGAAAAGTGGGGAATTTTCTTAGTTGGGGTCTTCAATTTTGCATTTCTgattaattttttgttattcttcaccgTTCAACTTTTGAACTGATTTGATTATTTTGTGTTAGATTGTCATTTCTTGCTTCCCTTCTTTTAAGCCATGCTAAGTCTTATAGTTGAATTCAGGTCAAGATTCGTGGAAGGTCGGTGCAATGTGAAGTATGTGGAGAAAATTCTGAATTCAAAGCAGCACAATTTCAAGAATTTGACTATGAAAAGTTCACTCAGTCTCCATTATCTACGGTACTCTTCGAACTACATATGCAAATACTTTTCCTTTATGCATATCATGTGGCGTACTTTCTTTCTAGACTATCGTAGATTGAATGCTCC
Encoded proteins:
- the LOC103491093 gene encoding adenylyltransferase and sulfurtransferase MOCS3, which produces MASTTGESSRILHEIETLKSAKFDLERRISALESQLHNLNQPHNNGVSNASSTSPSTFPHGLSPDMIYRYSRHLLLPSFGVQGQLRLSKSSVLVVGAGGLGSPALLYLAASGVGRLGIVDHDVVELNNMHRQIIHTEAYIGRSKVESAAATCRSINSTVQIVEHKEALRTSNALEIFSKYDIIVDATDNAPSRYMISDCCVVLGKPLVSGAALGLEGQLTVYNYNGGPCYRCLFPTPPPTTACQRCADSGVLGVVPGIIGCLQALEAIKIASAVGDPLSGRMLLFDALAARIRIVKIRGRSVQCEVCGENSEFKAAQFQEFDYEKFTQSPLSTSPLKLKLLEPNSRISAREYRDRLHSNESHVLVDVRPEHHFKIVSLPNSLNIPLASLDGRLEEVVSALKEEEHKHKQKSKSSSNGDVELYVVCRRGNDSQRAVKYLQENGYPSAKDIIGGLEGWAQEVDPTFPSY